In Novipirellula galeiformis, one DNA window encodes the following:
- a CDS encoding cold-shock protein, translated as MAEGKIKRVTDKGFGFIETDSGSDMFFHSSALEGVNYDDLREGQLVSYNVGSGPKGPRAENVQLLED; from the coding sequence CGAGTTACTGATAAGGGGTTTGGTTTCATTGAAACAGATTCCGGTAGCGACATGTTCTTTCACAGTTCGGCTTTGGAAGGCGTCAACTACGACGACCTTCGTGAAGGTCAACTCGTTTCGTACAACGTTGGAAGCGGACCGAAAGGCCCTCGCGCTGAAAATGTTCAACTACTTGAAGACTAG